The following nucleotide sequence is from Eremothecium cymbalariae DBVPG#7215 chromosome 6, complete sequence.
TTGTTCTGCTGGTGTTGGAAGAACTGGTACATTTATCACCTTGGACCATTTAATTCATAATACTGCAGATTTTACAAAAACAGTGCTTTCAAACTATAAACACGATCTTATAGAACAGATCGTGTTGCAACTGCGTAGCCAACGTTTGAAAATGGTGCAGCTTTTGGAGCAATATGaatttatatatcatattgCAGAAGCTGTTTTTGCAAGCAGGCACAGTGAAAGAATCACCACCACTCCTACATAGGTGTGGATATGGATGAATACATAAATATCTATATGTGTAGATGGTTATATATTACTCCTTTGCAGCTTTGCTCAATTTTAGGTTATATATTCAGGCTAATACtataaataattttatcaCCACATTTCACAAGCCGGCGTTGTACATTTTCCAGACACAGTCActattttataataatacttTAAACATTGTAAGTAAGATATAATTGCTTGAGTTAAAATAAGTCCTACCCAGTTAACACAAAAGAGACGGTCTGGTTATTCACAGTAGGTGTTCAAGGTTTATTTATTTCACAGGATCTCGGTACCTTTCTAGCCGCCGAGCTCAGTAACAGTAATTAGGCCTAGCGTGATGAATGGTCTGAAGAGGCATCCATTAGAAGAAATTTCAAACTTTCCATTGgaagcttttgaaaataccAAAGACCCTTCATACACTGTCCAACAAACAACTGAAAAGGGTGTCTTGGTTCAAGAAAGCTGTGGTGAAGTTATTTTGAAGGACAGCTATGACAGCTTGTTTCGCGAAGTCTCTACAAAAGTTAACAtaaaaatttccaaaatagTAGCCAAGTTGCCAAAGGTAGCACATATAGTGGTCAGAAGATGGGCTGCAAGGGACGGTATATCCAAAAGATGCCTTCGTCTCTCTACTGATACCAAGGAGAATTCCGCCTGTATTTCGGCCTATGACACAAATAATGCCCTTTTATCATTTCAGGATTTGGACATTGAGCTTTTACAGCTCCTGAGTAACCTGAAATGTGTATCAATAATCCTTCCACCCATGGTGCTAGCGCAAGTACAATCTGGATGCATCACGTTAGAAacaaattttcaaatatgggCAGACACCCTGCGAATAACAACAAGACCCAATGAATTAATCAAAGACCTATATACGCTGGTATCCTCTGAATTCTATTCAATCGATGCTTTACCCATTGACCAACCTGCATTGGATTTATCAACTGCGTCAACGTTATATTCGCGTATCACATCTGTTCCTGACATAATCACAGAAGAGCTCGAATTAAACAAACCACAGATATCCTTCTTGATTGGAGAAAACGGAGTTCGAATAGAGCATATCAAACAGACCTCATACGTTATAATTAAAGTGCTACCTATAAAAAACAAGCTACATACCCAGGATATCAAGAATCCGGCGTCTGTACATCAGAACGTTACAATAACTGGCGAATTATACTGCGTAGCAAAGGCATTGGCCGCAATCCATGCCTACATAGACCTATACAACATGAACCTGAAGCACAAGTTTTGACTTCGATATGCATATATGCAAGCTAGACGCAGTGGGACTTAATTAAACTAACTGTTCAAGGCCTTGGGAGAAGCCCACCACGTGATATGAAAGCCCTGAGCCCGGcttgttttaaaatctcACTTTTTGGTTCAAAAGAAACGTGACAAgataaattaaaaaagaaacgattTTCGTACCAGGCATCCCAATGCTCGATGAGAACCTCACAATCCATCGtgaaaaaattttcactCTATTATATAACATAATAACCATCAAATTGCTTCCTTCCTCTCCCATTATATCCTTGACTAGATCATTGAAAAGAACTATACTCACTCTACGTACTTGCAATGGCTGAAGGTGTTTTCTCTGGTGCTATCGGTATCGATTTAGGTACTACTTATTCTTGTGTTGCTACTTACGAGTCTTCCGTTGAGATTATCGCCAACGAGCAAGGTAACAGAGTTACTCCATCTTTCGTTGCCTTCACCCCAGAAGAAAGACTTATTGGTGATGCTGCTAAGAACCAAGCTGCTTTAAACCCCAAAAACACCGTTTTCGATGCTAAGCGTTTGATTGGTAGAAGATTCGATGAAGAATCTGTCCAAGGTGATATGAAGACCTGGCCATTCAAGGTCATTGATTCCAATGGTTCTCCAATGATCGAGGTCGACTACTTGGGTGAGACTAAGTCTTTCTCTCCTCAAGAAATTTCCGCTATGGTTTTGACCAAGATGAAGGAGATTGCTGAAGCTAAGATAGGTAAAAAGGTTGAAAAAGCTGTTATTACCGTCCCTGCATACTTCAACGACGCTCAAAGACAGGCTACCAAGGATGCAGGTGCTATCTCTGGTTTGAATGTTTTAAGAATTATCAACGAAccaactgctgctgccatTGCTTACGGTTTGGGTGCAGGTAAGTCCGACAAGGACAGATACGTTATGATCTTTGACTTGGGTGGTGGTACTTTCGAtgtttctttgttgaaCATTGCTGGTGGTGTTTACACTGTTAAGTCTACCTCCGGTAACACTCACTTGGGTGGTCAAGATTTCGACACAAACTTATTGGAACACTTTAA
It contains:
- the MER1 gene encoding Mer1p (similar to Ashbya gossypii ABL173C) encodes the protein MNGLKRHPLEEISNFPLEAFENTKDPSYTVQQTTEKGVLVQESCGEVILKDSYDSLFREVSTKVNIKISKIVAKLPKVAHIVVRRWAARDGISKRCLRLSTDTKENSACISAYDTNNALLSFQDLDIELLQLLSNLKCVSIILPPMVLAQVQSGCITLETNFQIWADTLRITTRPNELIKDLYTLVSSEFYSIDALPIDQPALDLSTASTLYSRITSVPDIITEELELNKPQISFLIGENGVRIEHIKQTSYVIIKVLPIKNKLHTQDIKNPASVHQNVTITGELYCVAKALAAIHAYIDLYNMNLKHKF